In Oncorhynchus tshawytscha isolate Ot180627B linkage group LG01, Otsh_v2.0, whole genome shotgun sequence, the genomic stretch tttatttggactattttctacattgtagaataatagtgaagacatcaaaaatatgaaataacaccaaAAAAGTgctcaacaaatcaaaatgtattttatacttgagattcttcaaacagctaccctttgccttgatgacagctttgcacactcttggcattctctcaaccagcttcacctggaatgctttttcagaAAAAACATACCTGACAGTTATTCTATGGAAGTGACACTTCACATTATTTATGCTATATAGCCTACATAGTTTATCTTCATGTAACAGTTTTAACACAATTTGAAATTGTGAGATTGGCATATTGGTAGTTGCCAAATAGTCAGGTTATGACTGCACCATTATTGATTagacctattattattattattattattattattagctagTAGACTTATATATAGACAATGATGTGAAGTGTTAAACATCGCCTCTGATAGGACCATCCATATTATATAGTAGCCTTGTCCAAATGACTCATTGTAAGTTCTATGATATACTTGAAAGCACCAAGctgaaggctagagctgctgctttcaagatGAGGTACACttatccggacgcttataagaaatctcaaaaccatcaaacaggcaaggcatcaatacagaactaagattgaatcctactacaccagctctgacacttgtcggatgtggcagggtttgaaaaattacagactacaaagggaaacgcTGATTCTCAATActtgggcccctcaggggtgcgtgcttagtcccctcctgtactccctgttcacccacgactgtgtggtcaagcatgactccaacaccaccattacgtttgctgacgacaaaacagtggtaggcctgatcaccgacaacgatgagacagacagcctatagggaggaagtcagagacctggcagtgtggtgccaggacaatctctccctcaatgtgagcaagacaaaggagctgattgtggactataggaaaaggaggggcaaacaggcccccattaacatcgatgggtCTGAAGTGGAGCGTGTCGAgattttcaagttccttggtgtccacatcaccaacaaactataatggtccaaacacaccaagacagttgtgaagagggcacgacaaaaccttttccccctcaggagactgaaaagatttggcatgggtccccagatcctcaaaaatgtaTTCTGCTGCTCCATCTAGAGTGTCCTGACCGGTTGCTTcacacctggtatggcaactgcctgGCATCTGCccgtaaggctctacagagggtagtgtgtacggcccagtacgtcactggggccatgcttcctgacatccaggacctatatactaggtggtgtcagtggaaggcccaaaaaattgtcaaagactccagtcacccaagtcataaactgttctctctgctaccgcacggaaaacaataccagagcaccaagtctaggaccaaaaggctccataacatcttccacccccaagccataagactgctgaacagttaatcaaatgacctttgtttttacactgctgctactcactctTTATTATTTATgcagtcactttacaaatgacctttgttaacctgtacccccacacattgactccctagcctggttattgttatgtaattttattgtgttactttttgtatatatctatacatacatatatattttactttcgtttatttagtaaatattttcttaactctatttcttgaactgttttgttggttaagggcttgtgagtaaacatttcacagttaaggtctacacctgatgACATACAATTTGGTTCGATTTATTTTTGTGGCAGTTTTCTTTTTGTATTAAAATGGCATATGTGCGTTAAGGACCTCTCTTCATGTACTTTTTTTTAACCGTATGACCTCGTGCATATCAAACTGGAGTAAGTCAGCTCAGCTCTTCCTGGCAAACGCAAGTGGGTATCACAAACGGAAGCACATAGCTGAGCCGTTTTGTCACCCGCCGCACAGTAAATCTGACTAGGCATTTGGCAGGCATTATGCGATGTCGCCTTATATATGAGGAGAGTGCGAATGATTGAAGGTGTCCAGCAGTTTAGGAATTATTTTCTTACACGCCGCCAATGGTGACATCGGCGCATACCAGGGACGCATGCCAGGCTGGACGATTGACTAGACACCCTgtgtcgtcactagttaccacagccacaaaaacaaaaaaactcttTCTgcatttctcttcttaaaatcgtatttgaaacctaaccctaacctcaaccacatTCCTAACCTTATGCCAAACCCTggccttaaattaagaccaaaaagtacattttagttttcatacattttcccgCAATATAGCCTATTCTGACTTTgttgctgtggtaactagtgtAAACCGACACCATGAAACATGACCTCACTTCTGTTTTTAGAGGTACCAATACCAAGCGCGTAAGCTATATAAAAGATGATGGATCTCAGCCTCACTCAGAACAGAATTGACACTGACCACTTTGGAAGTGGATCCACTGGACTACTTctcaccacacagacagactagaTATGGGACTGAATAGCGTTGAAAAACTGGTAGGTTGTTTCTCGCGTGTCAAGATGATTCACTCTGCATCAGTTAGGCAACAAATCGATGATTTCCTCTGGGTTTGGTCTGTCTGGATGTTGTTACTGATAGTATCAGTCTCTGGTTGGTAGGCTTGTGACACTTAGGAGAGTGTCATTACATTCTGAGATAAGTTTGTGAAAGGTTTCTTTCTCGGCTAAAACGGGCATATAAGGCCGAATTGGAATTCAAGTAGTAGTCTCTCTTGACAGCCATTAgttctgacatttcagattttttttgtttcaGTTCGATTATTAGAATTCCATTTCGTTCTGTTCTTTTCGACTAGCTCAATGTACACAttgcacattttttgttgttgttgagataaactgtgcgatgtagtagagttgtagtttccaacaggcaaCATTCAACAGTGCAGAAAACATGGTAATTAAacacatgtatttatttgtttttatttacctaggcaagccagttaagaacacattcttattcaaATATATAATCCATTGCACGCCTACTTGTCCAGCCTGTGTTTATTTTATGCCTGTAAAGGAGACAGAAGAACGCATAATCAAGAGCAGTTGCTTctcgaggtatctctacctgaaaatacaagatctaagtgattgatagttggtattcagcagtcatagaagtatgccttatttactttgaggaactactaaaatagtgatctTATCAGACAGCACAGGCTGTCTGAcaaagagatgagatgatgacttggaatgaaataataaagtcaaataaaacacatttaataTGGTGTTgtttttgaggtttaaaaaggcttctgaagttgtTCATTTCCAATTGTCCttcatgaaaaatgtatcaacccctacagaaatgtccatgaattataatgcacatttcctgttgctgcaggattattttcaccctgtagcaaactggctctaattaAGATCCTACAATTAACAAAAAGTGATGGTTTTCATTTGGTCCAAAAGAATCCATCAGTTGGTCACCTAACAGGGTTCACTTTGATTAGTCTCTAAATGGGTTGGACACTGCTCTATTAGCAACATCCATCCTTCTTTGGCCCTTGATTAAGACAGAAACATCTCACAAAGGGAAGGCTCTTGTGTGAATGGCTACCTGACCTCCATTCTGCCTTTTCCTCTCTTGGAATAGAAAGTAGTGCTTAGGAGGATGATCATCTCATCTCCAATCTGTTTTCTCTCCCAGGTCACTGGTAAGAGGTGTGAGGGGAAGGGGGCAGGCGAGCACCTGTCAGGGGCGTGTTCAGAGAGTCTGTACGAGGCAGCCGTCAACCAGGAGAAGCAGGATGGCCGGAGGTCACACAAAGACCTCATCCCAGAGGAGAATGAGAACAACACTCAGGAGGAGATCACAGTTGTCAATCTCAATGTGAGTTTTTATAGCACCTCATGTGCTTTGTACTCAATTTTAAACACTGAACATTCTACTCACCTTCCAATGCTTGATTGCTTCCAAGCCATATCATCTGTTTAAAATGAACCTACTGTATACCTTGTTCCTTTTCAGACAGACAAATCAGGCCGGGTGAAGATAGAGACCGTGGATGACCTTTTCAACATCTTGaaactgaggaagaggaggagggagaggaaggtgcAGAACAAGAAAGAACCTGAGCCAGAGATCATTGTACGTCCCACCACTTCCTgttcacaatctctctctccctcaggctTAAAGTTCCTAACCATAATCAAGACGAGGGAATTCAATACAAAAGGACAACAATAGACTAAAACAAGTCAAACTACACTAAGCTAATGTAACAAGTCTCTTTTTGTTGTCACACAGCCCGACACAGTGGATGAAGACACGTTCCTGAAAGCAGCAATGGAGAATAAGTTGCTTGTGATTGAGAAGTACCTGTCAGGTGGAGGTGACCCCAACGTCAGTGATCATGTGAGTACTGCATCACGTCTCTCTTATGATGACACATCGACTGCCATGCTACATTGATTGAGATACTAAATATTGAATTACAGGCAGCCGAGGGCCAATATATCCCTAGTCTCACGATGTCATAGGACACGTAACAGGCAGCCGAGGGCTAATATATTCCTAGTCTCACGATGCCATAGGACACGTAACAGGCAGCCGAGGGCCAATATATCCCTAGTCTCACGATGTCATAGGACACATAACAGGCAGCCGAGGGCCAATATATCCCTAGTCTCACGATGTCATAGGACACGTAACAGGCAGCCGAGGGCTAATATATTCCTAGTCTCACGATGCCATAGGACACGTAACAGGCAGCCGAGGGCCAATATATCCCTAGTCTCACGATGTCATAGGACACATAACAGGCAGCCGAGGACCAATATATCCCTAGTCTCACGATGCCATAGGACACGTAACAGGCAGCCGAGGGCCAATATATCCCTAGTCTCACGATGTCATAGGACACGTAACATGCAGCCGAGGGCCAATATAGTCCTAGTCTCACGATGCCATAGGACACGTAACAGGCAGCCGAGGGCCAATATATCCCTAGTCTCACGATGCCATAGGACACGTAACAGGCAGCCGAGGGCCAATATATCCCAAGTCTCACGATGTCATAGGACACGTAACAGGCAGCCGAGGGCCAATATAGTCCTAGTCTCACGATGTCATAGGTCACGTAACAGGCACCCGAGGGCCAATATATCCCTAGTCTCACGATGTCATAGGACACGTAACAGGCAGCCGAGGGCCAATATA encodes the following:
- the LOC112260081 gene encoding ankyrin repeat domain-containing protein 1-like isoform X3; this translates as MGLNSVEKLVTGKRCEGKGAGEHLSGACSESLYEAAVNQEKQDGRRSHKDLIPEENENNTQEEITVVNLNTDKSGRVKIETVDDLFNILKLRKRRRERKVQNKKEPEPEIIPDTVDEDTFLKAAMENKLLVIEKYLSGGGDPNVSDHFLRTALHKASSKGHVEAVKRLLEAGASIEKKDRLDATAVHWACRGGSLPTLELLLNEGGRFNSRDKLRSTPLHVAVRTGHYELAEHLIHCGADVNAKDREGKFPSEILLAWQSGAKNILCNVNNDKSVK
- the LOC112260081 gene encoding ankyrin repeat domain-containing protein 1-like isoform X2; protein product: MGLNSVEKLVTGKRCEGKGAGEHLSGACSESLYEAAVNQEKQDGRRSHKDLIPEENENNTQEEITVVNLNTDKSGRVKIETVDDLFNILKLRKRRRERKVQNKKEPEPEIIPDTVDEDTFLKAAMENKLLVIEKYLSGGGDPNVSDHFLRTALHKASSKGHVEAVKRLLEAGASIEKKDRLDATAVHWACRGGSLPTLELLLNEGGRFNSRDKLRSTPLHVAVRTGHYELAEHLIHCGADVNAKDRDGDTPMHDAVRINRFKMIRLLMMYGASLKTKNSVSTS